A single Anopheles arabiensis isolate DONGOLA chromosome 2, AaraD3, whole genome shotgun sequence DNA region contains:
- the LOC120897798 gene encoding uncharacterized protein LOC120897798, translating into HQQHLQQQQQQQQQHLLHHTHSSYEPSLQGILLTSTSLQADSPQSQHLGPARTSLDSERRAPFAESESISSKHTSALASYWVCLTERMSSLICKCCERTLPPAESV; encoded by the coding sequence CATCAGCAGcaccttcagcagcagcagcagcagcagcagcaacatctgctccatcacacacactcttcgtACGAACCGTCGCTGCAGGGTATACTGCTTACCTCGACCTCGCTGCAGGCCGACTCACCGCAGTCGCAGCATCTCGGTCCGGCGCGCACCTCGCTAGATTCGGAGCGACGGGCCCCGTTCGccgaatcggaatcgatctCGTCGAAGCACACGTCAGCACTGGCGAGCTACTGGGTCTGTCTGACCGAGCGGATGAGCTCGCTGATCTGCAAATGCTGCGAGCGTACGCTACCGCCGGCGGAAAGCGTCTAG